One genomic region from Calypte anna isolate BGI_N300 chromosome 17, bCalAnn1_v1.p, whole genome shotgun sequence encodes:
- the ATP6V1G1 gene encoding V-type proton ATPase subunit G 1 → MASQSQGIQQLLQAEKRAAEKVAEARKRKNRRLKQAKEEAQAEIEQYRLQREKEFKAKEAAALGSHGSCTTEVEKETQEKMSVIHQNFMKNREVVLSQLLSLVCDIKPEIHVNYRIVG, encoded by the exons ATGGCGAGTCAGTCGCAgggcatccagcagctgctgcaggccGAGAAACGAGCCGCTGAGAAGGTGGCAGAGGCTCGGAAGA GAAAGAATCGGAGGCTGAAGCAGGCAAAAGAAGAAGCCCAGGCAGAGATTGAGCAGTACCGCctgcagagggagaaggagtTCAAAGCCAAGGAAGCAGCG GCACTTGGATCTCATGGCAGCTGCACCACTGAAGTTGAGAAAGAGACCCAGGAGAAGATGAGTGTGATCCATCAGAACTTTATGAAGAACCGTGAGGTGgtcctctcccagctgctgtcacTCGTGTGTGACATCAAACCTGAAATCCATGTCAATTACCGCATCGTTGGGTAG